The Priestia koreensis genomic interval TTTATGTACATTTGCCGCGCAATTTTTCATGCTGGAGTTCGCAACGGGATCAGTCTGTCCTTTTTTAGAAACTCCATATTGGAAATAAAACGATAAGAAATCTCTTTATCCACTATTTTTATGGTCTTACAAAGAGAGAGCTTCTTCGCTCTCTTTTTTTGTTGAGGTTGTATGGAAAGCCGCGGATAGATATTTTCTATCTGCGGCTT includes:
- a CDS encoding RAxF-45 family protein, with product MNRFTVLREQWLEFMYICRAIFHAGVRNGISLSFFRNSILEIKR